The nucleotide sequence TACCGCCCTACCTTTATGTTAGTTGAATGCCGTGATCCAGACAGCAAAGCTGCGATCTCCTCTTACCTGTCTGGGCATTACTCTTTAGTCGCCCAGCTCACCCATCGAGATTTTCTATTTCAGGCTATCTAGCTGACCCTGGATTCCTATGAAACCTCTAGTGGTCTGTCAAATTAAATTTGACAGGTAACTGAATACTGAAAGGCTGATTGAAGTTAAATTTTGAGGGTCTGCGACCCGTCAAAATTTTCCTGACGGAACACTAGTAAACATCATCATTCCCTGCTACAACGCAGAAAAGTTTGTGGAAGAGGCGATTACCAGTGCCCTGTCCCAGACCTACCCCAATATTGAAGTCATTGTGGTGGATGATGGATCGAGCCATCGTTCCCATTGCTCTTAAAGCAGGCTATCAGGTTCACATCTTTGTCCCTCGAATGCCATCCGTGCCGATGCCCTTACCCTCTTCAGTCTACTTATGGTTGGTGAAGGCGACCAGCATTCCTAGTGAAGTTGGAGTACCATTTAAACAGTAAACTGAACCCAGAACGCAATCCTGACAGCCCTTCAACGTTTATGACAAGAGCCTACGAAGAAATCATTGATTTTATTGCTGCTGGCACTACACCCGAAAGTTTAATCAATTTTCAACCTTCAGAGAGTGCAAAAGAGCGCGTTGCTGATTTGATTTTTCGAGAAAAGAATGGAACCCTTTCAGAAACTGAAAGGGCGGAGCTGGATAATTATATGGTGCTTGAACACCTTTTGAGGTTAGCTAAGGCTCGCGCTCATCAGTATGTTTCTACCTCTTGAACTTGCAGATGGAACGCCCTTACCTGAGTACGGAACTGCGTAGATTGGTAGCTGGTCGAGCCGATTTTTTATGCGAATATTGCTTAATTCACGAAAAAGACACTGCATTTGGATGCGCGGTTGACCACATTATCAGCATCAAACATGGTGGCTTAAGTGATGCCAGTAATCTCGCTTATGCCTGTGTGTTTTGCAATCGCTTTAAGGGTAGTGATATTGGTTCAATTATTTGGCGAACGCGAGAGTTCACTCGTTTCTATAATCCTCGTCTTGATCGCTGGCCTCAACATTTCCGTTTGCAAGGTTCATCTTTGCAAC is from Leptothermofonsia sichuanensis E412 and encodes:
- a CDS encoding glycosyltransferase family A protein, encoding MPCYNAEKFVEEAITSALSQTYPNIEVIVVDDGSSHRSHCS
- a CDS encoding HNH endonuclease, which codes for MERPYLSTELRRLVAGRADFLCEYCLIHEKDTAFGCAVDHIISIKHGGLSDASNLAYACVFCNRFKGSDIGSIIWRTREFTRFYNPRLDRWPQHFRLQGSSLQPLTEIGEVTARILGLNDSDRLLEREILINQNKYPHPDAWKRMDDNQNL